Below is a genomic region from Candidatus Neomarinimicrobiota bacterium.
TTGGAACGTATTCGCAGAACCTGATTGGTTTAACCCGAATTATTTAGTGCCATTCACCCAGTACGTTAATGTACCTACGGGTGGTTTCGCGCTTGTAAATCTGGTAGCCTATAACACAGATAGCTTTATTACTGGTACTACATTTCTGAATTTAACCGCTACAGGTGGATTTGAGGTCAGAGGAACATCTCAGCTTGGATATACTTTGACTACGAGTGAGGCTGCAGGAGGCACTTATTCACTGCCTACATCCAGCTTCGCTGATCTCGAAATGGGCAACAACGGGTACTGTGTTGCGGTATGTCATTTGTCGGAAAACCAATTTTCACCTCAAGACCAATATGAGATAGCTTCGGACAGTGTTGGTGTTAATCTATACGTATATACAACTCAGGGTGCGATCGAGGGTTTTGTCCTCAACCTTGACAACGGAGAGCCGGTTCCATTTGCAGGAGTTGATGTTTATGACGTTACCGGATTTGTGAATTTCGGCGGGACAGACGAGAGCGGATATTATTGGATTCCCGTCTTGAACGGTACATATACTGTTGAAGCCTTTGCGGATGGATTTGAACAGGCTATTGTGGAAGGCGTAGTAGTTCTTGATAATACAGTAAATGTTGACTTCAACCTCCAGCCGCGTACAAGTGGTCTTCCTGATGTCTTCTCGGTTCGGGATTTTCCTGACGACCAGGGTCGACAGGTAATAGTTGGGTGGTATGGGGTGTCTCTGGACTTTGCTGATGTCACAAATTATTCTCTCTGGAGACTCGATGAGAGCGAAGGAGGTGAAGTTGACACGACCTTTATAAAATCTATTCCTGATGTAAATCTTCATAGATATTTTAGGGACGCTCCAACTCGCGGTGACTTTATCCCACCCAGTCAATTCTTTCCGTCGACATTTTTGGTTATCGCACATACCGAGTTCGACGGCTTCCTTATGGGTTCCCCGGGTACAGGTGAGTCTGTGGATAATCTCATACCTGAAGCGCCATCGTTAGTCGGAGCAGCGAATGCAGCGGGTATTGAGTTGAGCTGGACTGAAATAGTCGAGGAAGAGGCTAAATTCTATACCGTATATCGTTCAGTAGGAGACGGCGCAGGATTTTCGCCTCTTGCGAATGTAACTGGAACGGTATATCTCGACAGTGAATTTTCAGTAAGAGGTACATACGTATATTATGTAACCGCCACTGACTTTTCAGAACAGGAAGGAGAATCTTCAAACGAATTCTCCTTCTTGATTACAGGTGTTGATGGTTTCTCAGGCGCGATTCCGAAAGTTTTCGCACTTGACCAGAACTATCCAAATCCGTTTAACCCCACAACGAGGATAAACTATCAGTTACCTGTTTCAGGTAATGTCGTAGTGGAGGTATATAATCTGAAAGGTGAGATCGTAACTACACTTGTAGACGGACTTATGCAGGCAGGATTCCATTCTGTTGAATGGAACGGACTTACATCTACAGGTAATCAGATATCATCAGGTGTTTACCTGTATAGGATTCAGGCAGGAGATTTCAATAAGGTCCGTAAAATGATAATGTTGAAATAGCGCTGTTTGTAATTCGTAATATAAGGGTCGGTTCCTGTTTCGGGACCGACCCTTTATATTTTATTGAGATGAAAAAGCTGAATATTTTCAAAAATATCTTGATTAATAATAAAATTAAGCTAAAATGGTAGGGAAGTAACTAAACAGTCGGTATCAAATATGCTGAAAAAATCATCTTTAACGTTTATTCTTATATTTCTGATTGTTGGCAGCCTTTCGGGCGAAACCGACATCAGCAATTTGTCAGCGTATCCGAAAGACAACGGTATCGTATTAGAATGGGACTCCGGGATAGAATTAGAGTTGGAAGGATATGAAATTCAACGGAGTACGTCCGGCGGAACATTCATAGTCTTAACTACAATTAAGGCGTTAGGCAGTAACAGCAGCTATACCTATTTTGATGAATCGGTATTTTCAAAATCTACTGTCCGAACATATAGTTATCGATTAAAAATCTTAGATAGTGACGGGTCGTTCTCGTACTCAAAATTGGTAAGCGTTACTCCCACACTCTCGGCGGCTCGAGAGACATGGGGCAGCATTAAAGCTCTCTTCAGATAATAATTATACAAATCTATTAAGTTTTTCACTCTCACTTCTCTGATAATTTCTTAAATACAGCTCAGATTCACAGAGACTTTACCAGCACAAATTATTACGCCACTTTCAGCTGATTTTGACGGGCTTTTCACTTGACATTATATGAGCATGTATATAATTTGCGAGGCTTAGATGAAATAGGGAATAAGAGTGGAAAATAGTGCAAAAATCGGTATTATCGGTGGTTCGGGATTCTACAAAATAGAAGGTCTGGAAAGGATTAGTGAGCTGTCTGTTGACACTCCGTGGGGGAGTCCTTCGGATAAATATTCCCTGTTCAGTTACGAAGAAAAAGAGATAATATTTTTGCCGCGTCACGGAAGAGGTCATAAACTTCTTCCATCGGAAATAAATTATCGCGCTAATATATACGGAATGAAAAAGTTGGGAGTTGAACGGATTATATCTGTTTCTGCGGTAGGGTCATACAGGCAGGAGATTGCTCCGCGCGATATTGTGATTGTGGATCAATTTTTTGACCGAACAAGATATACAGAAAATAATTCTTTTTTTGGTGATGGAATTGTGGGTCACGTATCGCTGGCGGAACCTGTCTGTCCTGTATTGTCTGAGGTTCTCTATAATTCGCTGATTCAGCAAGAATTGAAAGTGCATCAGGGTGGCACTTATGTTAATATGGAAGGACCGGCATTTTCCACGAAAGCCGAAAGTCAATTCTTTAAGAAAATGGGGATGGACGTTATCGGCATGACAAATATGAGGGAAGCACGGTTGGCGAGAGAAGCGGAAATCTGTTTTTCTACGATTGCGCTTGTGACCGATTACGATGCGTGGCACGAAGAATTAGAGCCGGTATCAGTGCCTGAAGTTATGACCAATTTAAAAGCATCGATTGAATCGGCAAGAGCAGGAATTATGTCGTCTTTATCAAATATTCCTGAAAAAAGGGAATGTGCGTGCGCTACAGCGTTAAGCAGCGCCCTGATGACTGATAATAATAGTATAAGTCCTGAATCAAGGGAGAAATTATCGTTACTTATAAACAAATATCTAAACTGAACGCCGGGATTTGGACTGGAGGATCGTGGAGTGATAACAGATATTGAGCTTGAAGGCATCATTCATGAAACGGAAGCGTCTCTCTCAGAGATGTTTACCGGAACAAAGGTTTTAAGTTTTGTGAAAGAAGTTGACGGGTCTATCGTTGTCGAGGTAAGGACATCTGCTGAAGGTTTAGAGGATGTTGAGGAAGAGCTTGCTGCGAAAGCTGCAGATTTACATGCAGAGTATGATTACGAATTTATATTTATCGTTAGGAGCGAAAGCGATGATGAATCAACTGATGATTAATAGTCATATCCATTGATAAAAAAAGCACAAAGCAAAGTAGATTTTGTCGCTCTGGAGAAAGAAATCCTCAGGTGGTGGGAAGAGGAGAAAACTTTCGAAAAACTCCGGGAAAAGAACAAGGGGAATAAAACATTTTCATTCCTTGACGGACCCATTACGGCCAATAATCCTATGGGAGTTCATCATGCCTGGGGAAGAACTTACAAAGACGTATTTCAACGCTACAAAGCGATGCAAGGTTTCGATCAGCGGTATCAGAATGGATTTGACTGTCAGGGACTCTGGGTCGAAGTTGAAGTAGAAAGGGAACTCGGATTCAAGTCCAAAAAGGATATAGAAAAATACGGTATTGGTAAGTTTGTCGAAAAATGTAAGGAACGGGTAAGAAAATACTCGGCGATTCAATCGGAACAATCTATCAGGCTCGGTTACTGGATGGATTGGGACAATTCCTATTACACCTATTCTGATGAAAACAACTACACCATTTGGACATTCCTGAAAAAATGCTACGACAGAGGACTGATATACAAGGGTGATGATGTTATGCCCTGGTGTCCCCGCTGCGGAACATCGCTTTCCGAACATGAGATCGCCACAGAAGGTTATGCTGAAATAAAACATACGAGCGTCTTCGTTCAATTCCCTCTTATAGGAAAAGAAAATGAACATCTTCTCATTTGGACTACTACACCGTGGACACTCGCAGCCAACGTCTCTGCAGCGGTCAAGGAAGAGATTCAATATGTCAAAATTGAAAATGAGGGAAAAATTCTCTATCTGGCGGAAAACAGGCTTGAGGAGATTAACGGAGAATATAAAATCCTTGAAAAATTGAAAGGCAAAGATCTTTTGGGTTGGGAGTATTCAACTCCGTTCGGGGATTTGGAGGTTCAGAAAGGTGTTGAGCACAAAATAATCAGCTGGGAAGACGTGAGCGACGAAGAAGGTACGGGCATAGTTCATATCGCTCCCGGTTGCGGACGCGAGGATTATGGTCTCAGCAAAAAATACGGTTTATCGGTTATTAAAACTCTTGATGAAGCGGGAAATTATATTGCCGGCTTTGGAGAACTGACAGGGAAAAACGTAGCTGAAGTAAATGACAGGCTGTTCGCGCATCTCAAAGAAAAAGACGTCTTATATCAAAAACGCACGATAAGTCACAGGTATCCTGTTTGCTGGCGGTGTAAGACTGAACTTGTGTTCAGGCTTGTGGATGAATGGTTTATTGCGATGGACGAACTCCGCGAAGAGATAAAGGCTGTCACACGGAAAATTAATTGGATGCCTTCATTCGGACTTGAAAGAGAGCTCGATTGGCTTTCTAATATGCAGGACTGGAACATATCCAAAAAACGTTATTGGGGATTGGCGCTTCCGATTTACGAATGTAAGGAGTGCGGTCATATTGATGTTATAGGAAGCCGTGAAGAATTGCAGGAAAGAGCCGTAGCAGGTTGGGATGAATTTGACGGTCACTCTCCTCATAAACCGTGGATAGATAAAGTGAAGATAGCTTGCTCGGAATGCGGCGACGAGGTTTCGCGAATCCCTGACGTAGGAAATCCCTGGCTCGACGCGGGAATCGTCCCTTATTCCACAATGGGCTATAATTCTGATAGAAGCCACTGGGAGAAATGGTTTCCTGCTGATTTCATAACTGAATCGTTTCCGGGGCAGTTCAGGAATTGGTTTTACAGTTTGCTTGCCATGAGCGCGGTAATGGAGAATAGGGAGCCTTTTTTAAATGTGCTTGGTCACGCCCTTGTTAAGGATGAAAAGGGTGAAGATATGCATAAAAGCGCCGGTAACGCCATTCTGTTTGATGACGCGGCAGATGATATTGGAGTTGATGTATTGCGCTGGATGTACGCAGCACAAAACCCGTATAATAATCTGCTATTCGGTCATGACCTGGCAAATGAAGACAGACGTAAGATTCTCACTCTATGGAACGTTTACGCATTTTTCACCACTTACGCATCCATAGACAAATACGACCCGAATAAAAGAACGGATGTGAAAAGCAGGAATGAACTCGACAGATGGCTTATAGCAAAAACTAATTTGTTAGTGAAAGAAGCTACTAAGGAGCTTGACGGTTATCAGACCGTGGGCGTTATGAGAAGGGTCGAGAATTATCTTGAGGACCTGTCAAATTGGTATGTTCGACGTTCGCGGAGAAGGTTTTGGAAAAGTTCGAATGACGAAGATAAACTTCAGGCGTACGATACCCTCTATGAGGCGCTGGTTATGTTGATTAAGATTCTCGCTCCCATACTTCCGTTTCTGACTGAAAAAATATATTCTAATTTAGTAAGGGATAGCATTGATGGCGCCCCCGAATCTGTTCATCTCTCAGACTGGCCCGAAGCGGATGAAGATCTGATTGAAGAAGGGCTTATTAAGGCAATTGACATCGTTATAAAAGCAGTAGAAGCCGGAAGAGCGGCACGAAACAAATCGCAAATAAAAGTCAGGCAACCGTTGAATGAGGTTCATTTCTACTCGGATTCTGAGGAAGAGAGGAAGATTCTTGTTGATCTGTCAGATGAGATTTTAGAAGAATTAAATATCAAAAAATTAAGTGTTCTTGAGGATATAAGCGATCTTTCCACCATGACCGCGCAGCCGAATTATAATCTTCTCGGACCTGCGTTTGGGAAAGACGCGCAGGGGTTAGCAAACGCTATTAAGGAACTGAACGCGGAGGAACTGAGTACAATCCTAAAAGAAAAAGGTAGTCTGATTGTAGTGAGCAATGATAAGGAATTCAGTGTAACAACGGAGATGGTCAGTTTTGAGCATGAGGTCGCTGAAGGAATGGTAGTTGTCGATAACAACGGGATGGTTGCAGTGTTAGACACGACATTGACTCAGGAATTACTGCGGCAAGGCATGGTAAGAGACCTGGTTCACGAAATAAATAATTTAAGAAAGGAAGCGGATTTTGATGTATCTGACAGAATAATATTGTATCTTTCCATTAGCGGCGAGTTGTTAGAAGCTGTTAAGGAAAATGAAAAATATCTTGCAGACGAGGTGCTTGCGGAAAATATAGAATTTGAATTTGAAAATGGAGAATATAGCCGGGAACTGCTGATCGGAGAAGAAAAATTGACTGTTGGGATTGAGAGAATCTCCGG
It encodes:
- a CDS encoding carboxypeptidase regulatory-like domain-containing protein, with product MVSNVTNKVGVMFIVVLAVMMLGLFTGVDSVVAAGNSGPQKVSERDAKNIEIAAKFDGQKWLELYKSNGWEKTKFSRLSLKAQTPIFKDMSQKLRTIHQRMLGDANRAKLSTQRRAILKPFRLSREVTSISIRGSIMKRAQFVAIGSTVLSLNGSNPDTITVGDSLVITVDLLGDTAFFDVFWDANDNQVVDAGDFSLFEDDEDAFVVDNGFEDENPAAGTIQITLYPFEDEEDVFLIVAESSWLITVNDGVGMVADTAALRVEADPSSFTVSGSVGTHEGVLILAFEGAVEETFEDGPESFALTISDASGNYTLDLPTESPGFWFIGAVDAFDVTGGLFPDPAGYFELVAGDVTMIDFNFISGDATITVSVQDNNGLALVGVPVTAFQDDGFGAEVFGTTNSIGIVDFAVVGGDWNVFAEPDWFNPNYLVPFTQYVNVPTGGFALVNLVAYNTDSFITGTTFLNLTATGGFEVRGTSQLGYTLTTSEAAGGTYSLPTSSFADLEMGNNGYCVAVCHLSENQFSPQDQYEIASDSVGVNLYVYTTQGAIEGFVLNLDNGEPVPFAGVDVYDVTGFVNFGGTDESGYYWIPVLNGTYTVEAFADGFEQAIVEGVVVLDNTVNVDFNLQPRTSGLPDVFSVRDFPDDQGRQVIVGWYGVSLDFADVTNYSLWRLDESEGGEVDTTFIKSIPDVNLHRYFRDAPTRGDFIPPSQFFPSTFLVIAHTEFDGFLMGSPGTGESVDNLIPEAPSLVGAANAAGIELSWTEIVEEEAKFYTVYRSVGDGAGFSPLANVTGTVYLDSEFSVRGTYVYYVTATDFSEQEGESSNEFSFLITGVDGFSGAIPKVFALDQNYPNPFNPTTRINYQLPVSGNVVVEVYNLKGEIVTTLVDGLMQAGFHSVEWNGLTSTGNQISSGVYLYRIQAGDFNKVRKMIMLK
- the mtnP gene encoding S-methyl-5'-thioadenosine phosphorylase gives rise to the protein MGIIGGSGFYKIEGLERISELSVDTPWGSPSDKYSLFSYEEKEIIFLPRHGRGHKLLPSEINYRANIYGMKKLGVERIISVSAVGSYRQEIAPRDIVIVDQFFDRTRYTENNSFFGDGIVGHVSLAEPVCPVLSEVLYNSLIQQELKVHQGGTYVNMEGPAFSTKAESQFFKKMGMDVIGMTNMREARLAREAEICFSTIALVTDYDAWHEELEPVSVPEVMTNLKASIESARAGIMSSLSNIPEKRECACATALSSALMTDNNSISPESREKLSLLINKYLN
- a CDS encoding isoleucine--tRNA ligase gives rise to the protein MIKKAQSKVDFVALEKEILRWWEEEKTFEKLREKNKGNKTFSFLDGPITANNPMGVHHAWGRTYKDVFQRYKAMQGFDQRYQNGFDCQGLWVEVEVERELGFKSKKDIEKYGIGKFVEKCKERVRKYSAIQSEQSIRLGYWMDWDNSYYTYSDENNYTIWTFLKKCYDRGLIYKGDDVMPWCPRCGTSLSEHEIATEGYAEIKHTSVFVQFPLIGKENEHLLIWTTTPWTLAANVSAAVKEEIQYVKIENEGKILYLAENRLEEINGEYKILEKLKGKDLLGWEYSTPFGDLEVQKGVEHKIISWEDVSDEEGTGIVHIAPGCGREDYGLSKKYGLSVIKTLDEAGNYIAGFGELTGKNVAEVNDRLFAHLKEKDVLYQKRTISHRYPVCWRCKTELVFRLVDEWFIAMDELREEIKAVTRKINWMPSFGLERELDWLSNMQDWNISKKRYWGLALPIYECKECGHIDVIGSREELQERAVAGWDEFDGHSPHKPWIDKVKIACSECGDEVSRIPDVGNPWLDAGIVPYSTMGYNSDRSHWEKWFPADFITESFPGQFRNWFYSLLAMSAVMENREPFLNVLGHALVKDEKGEDMHKSAGNAILFDDAADDIGVDVLRWMYAAQNPYNNLLFGHDLANEDRRKILTLWNVYAFFTTYASIDKYDPNKRTDVKSRNELDRWLIAKTNLLVKEATKELDGYQTVGVMRRVENYLEDLSNWYVRRSRRRFWKSSNDEDKLQAYDTLYEALVMLIKILAPILPFLTEKIYSNLVRDSIDGAPESVHLSDWPEADEDLIEEGLIKAIDIVIKAVEAGRAARNKSQIKVRQPLNEVHFYSDSEEERKILVDLSDEILEELNIKKLSVLEDISDLSTMTAQPNYNLLGPAFGKDAQGLANAIKELNAEELSTILKEKGSLIVVSNDKEFSVTTEMVSFEHEVAEGMVVVDNNGMVAVLDTTLTQELLRQGMVRDLVHEINNLRKEADFDVSDRIILYLSISGELLEAVKENEKYLADEVLAENIEFEFENGEYSRELLIGEEKLTVGIERISGS